The DNA region GAACATAGCGTGTTGGCTTCGCGCGTAAGCTCCTGGCTCAGAAAGTCGAGCCGACGCCCCGCGGGCTCAGGCTTCGTGAGCAATTGGCGCAGCTCAAGCGTATGCGCCGAAAGCCGCTCCAATTCTTCCTGCACGTCCGCACGCGTCGCCGCGATCGCCGCTTCCTGCGCTACGCGCGCGGGATCGAGCTTCACCTCGGGAGAAAGCGAGTCCAGCCGCTGCTTGATCCGCTCCAAAGCCGCCGTCGGCGCAGCCGCAGCGGACGTCCGCGCCGCCGCGATCAGCGTCTCCATGCGGTCCGCCGCGTCCGAGAACACCGCGCGCAACGCACGCCCCTCGGCCTGACGCGCCTGCGCGAGCTTCGCCAACGTATCGTTGAAGCCAGAGAGCAATGTCGCTTCCAACGCGGCGCGCTCTTCCTCGCTCTGCTCGACGCCATCTTCTGCGGCCAGTACGCCGCGCACGCTGAGCAGTCCATCCCAGGACGGCTTGCCGACGCGATCGCCAAACGTCTCGCCCGCTTGCAGCAGACGCTCCACTAAAGCGAAATCGATCTTCAACGCCGCCGCGGCCGCCGCATCTCGCGCCAAATTCAACGACGCCTGCAACGAGCCGCGTTTGAACTTCGCGTTCGCCGCCGCGCGCAGCGCTGGCTCCAGCGTGTCGAAGCCCTGCGGCAGGCGCAGCTTCAGATCCAACCCGCGCCCGTTGACGCTCTTCACTTCCCAGATCCAACGCTGGCCGGCGTGTTCTCCCTCGCTCCGCGCGAATCCTGTCATGCCCGAAATGCTCATGAGCGACCTTGTCGCGTATTTTTGCCCCAAGTGTCACGCGACCTTTATGCGACTCAGGCATCCAGGGCGCGGGTAAGACAGGGGCTTGGCCCATGACGCTGGCGACCACGACATCCGCGACGACGGGCCTGCGCTTGGCGCGCACCGGCTACACCCCTGATCTCATGCTCTTTGTCCTTGCCGTCGCACTCTGCATCGCCTTGCTTTTCCAGGGTGGCCTCGATGCCTTGATCGGCGCGGGCGTCGGCGCCTGGTTCAGCGCGCGCAATCCGAGAACTGCGCTCTCAGGCGCATTTGCCGGGCTTTTCGTCGGCGCTCTATTCGCCGCCTTCTTTCACGATGCGCTCACGGCGCTCGTCTGACCGTACAGCCCCGCGGCCTCGACCCTGGCCGCACCTCAACGCCTCCCAAGCTTCGGGAGGCGTTTCTTTTGGTTTAGTTTGCGCGCTCTTGCGCCAGCCGCTCGGCTTCGATCACACGCCAGCGCGCGACGTTCGCATTGTGCTCCGCCAACGTCGACGCGAAGATGTGGCCGCCGCTGCCATCGGCGACAAAGAAGATCGCATCGCTTTGCGCCGGGTTGGCCGTCGCTTCGAGCGCCGCGCGGCCGGGATTGGAAATCGGCGTCGGCGGCAGGCCGTCGATGCGATAGGTGTTGTAGCCCGTATCGAGCGCGATCTCGCTTTGACGAATGGTGCGGCGCTGGCCTTGCGCATTGACCAAACGGCCATCAACGCAGCGATCCGGATAACGCAGGCAAACGCCGTAAATGATCGTTGGATCGGTTTCCAAACGCATCGGCCGGCGCAAGCGATTGATGAACACGCTCGCCACCATCGGCCGCTCGGCCGCAATGCCCGTCTCGCGCTCCACGATTGACGCGAGATTTACGAGATCAGCCGGCGTCTCGAGCGGCAAATTGGGCGCACGATTGGCCCAAATTTCAGCGACCGCTTCATCATGCGCCTCGCGCATCTGCTGCAGCAACGCCGCGCGCGTCATGCCGCGCTGCACGTGATACGTATCCGGCAGGATCGACCCTTCTGGCGGCGCTTCCGGCATCTCGCCGGTCAACACATCGCTCTCTTCGAGAATGCGCATCACACCGGCGATGGTGATGCCTTCCGGAAATGTGATGGCGTGCTGCAATGCATCGCCACTCGCCATCATCTCCACGATCTCGCGCACCGAAGCGCCCGCCGGGATTTGATACTCGCCGGCTTGCAACGTGGAGCCCGCCGCGAAAATGCGATTGGCGACACGGAAAAGCAGCGGATCAGTGATGAGATTCTCGCGCTGCAGATCAGCGGCGATCGAGGCGCCCGTGGCGCCGCTCTCGACCATGAACGCCGTATCTTGCGTGGAAGGGCCAGGACGCGAAATCGCACTATAGAAGAACGCGCCCGCGAACACCGCGCCGAGCACGACGAAGACCGCGCCCCAAAACAGGAAAGATGAGAAGCCGCCGCTCTTGCGGCGAGGCGCTGGCGCCCGTGCCATTAATCCACCGCGGTCAGGATCACAGCGGCGTTGGTGCCGCCGAACCCGAACGAGTTCGACATCGCCGCCTTCACAGGCTTCTTCTTTGCCGTGAGCGGCGTCAAATCTATGGCGGTCTCGACCGAGGGATTGTCCAAATTCAGCGTCGGCGGGATCACGCCATCGCGGATCGCCAGCGCGCAGAAGATGGTCTCGACCGCGCCGGCCGCGCCCAGCAAGTGCCCGATCGCGGACTTGGTGGACGACATCGAGAGGTTCGCCGCCGAATTGCCGAACAGACGCTCGATCGCGCGCAATTCGATCTCATCGCCCAGCGGGGTCGATGTGCCATGCGCGTTGACGTAATCGATGTCGCTCGCGCTCATGCCGGCGTTCTTCAACGCAGCGCTCATGGCGCGGAAGCCGCCGTCGCCGTCCTCGGCCGGCGCCGTGATATGATAGGCGTCGCCCGAGAGGCCATAGCCCTTCACTTCGGCGTAAATCTTCGCGCCGCGCGCCTTGGCGTGCTCGTACTCTTCGAGCACCAAGCAGCCTGCGCCCTCGCCCATGACGAAACCATCGCGGCCCTTGTCATACGGACGCGACGCCTTCTCCGGCGTGTCGTTGTATTCGGTGGACATCGCGCGCAGTGCGCAGAAACCAGCCATCGCCAGACGCGATACCGCAGCTTCAGCGCCGCCCGCGATCATCACGTCCGCATCGCCGTAGATGATCAAACGCGCCGCATCGCCGACAGCATGAGCGCCGGTGGCGCACGCGGTGACGACCGCATGGTTCGGTCCACGGAAACCGTGGCGAATGGAAACTTGGCCCGACGCCAAATTGATAAGCGCGCTCGGAATAAAGAACGGCGAAATCTTACGCGGGCCATCCTTCTCCAGAATGAGCGCGTTGTTGCCGATCGCTTCGATGCCGCCAATGCCCGACCCGATCAGTACGCCGGTGCGGTTCTTGGCTTCATCGTCTTGCGGCTTCCAGCCGGAATCGGCCACCGCTTCGTCAGCCGCGGCGATCGCGAACAGGATAAAATCCTCGATGCGGCGCTGCTCCTTTGGAGACAGCGTCTTGTCCGCGTCGAACGCGTGCGCATCGCCAGAGCCGCCGCCGCGTCCATCGACGCGGGGCACAACGCAAGCGATCCGGCACGGCAAATCGTCCACTTTGAAGTGTTCGATTTTGTTCGCGCCGGATTTGCCCGCGATGAGCCGCTCCCACGTCGCCGGCGCATTGCCAGCGAGCGGGGAAACAAGCCCGATCCCTGTGATGACAACGCGCCTCATGCGCGTACTCAGAGCCTCAGCCCTGCTTTTCGCTGATGAATTTCACGGCGTCGCCGACCGTCTGGATGTGCTCGGCCGCATCATCCGGGATCTCGATGCCGAATTCTTCTTCGAACGCCATGACAAGCTCGACGTTGTCCAAGCTGTCCGCGCCGAGGTCATCGATGAACGAAGCCTTCTCGACCACCTTCTCCGGCGGGGCTTCGAGATGCTTGATCACGATCGCCTTCACGCGCTCAAAAACTTCCGACATGCACGCCTCGCCTTGAAGATTGGGCTGAATAATCATTCACGTTCCGAAGAACGCTTGTGAGCGGCCTTTTGACCACACGCGGCCCGCCACGCAAGCCTTTTTCTCTCTTTCGGCGCCCTTGAAGGCGCCTCAGATCATCGCCATGCCGCCGTTTACGTGGAGCGTCTGGCCCGTCATGTAGCCGGCCTCGTCGCTGGCCAGATAAACCGCAGCCGCCGCTACATCAGACCCTTCGCCCAGCCGGCCGGCGGGGATTTTGCCCAAAAGCGCGGATTTTTGCGCTTCGTTGAGCACGTCCGTCATCGGCGAGCTGATGAAGCCTGGCGCGATGCAATTGGCGGTGACGTTGCGGCTGGCGACTTCGGCGGCCAACGCCTTGGTGAAGCCGATCATGCCCGCTTTGGACGCCGCATAATTCGCCTGTCCGGGGTTTCCGGTGACGCCCACAACCGAAGTGATGCCGATGATCCGGCCCCAACGGTTCTTCATCATATTGCGCAGCGCCGCGCGCGAGAGCCGGAAATAGCTCTCCAGATTGATCTTCAGAACGTTCTGAAAATCGTCGTCCTTCATGCGCAGCAGAAGACCGTCCTTGGTGATGCCGGCATTGGCCACCAGAATGTCCAAACGCCCACCCAGTGCGGTCTCCGCTTGCCCGATGAGCGCGTCCACCGCAGCCGGATCGGAGAGATTGCACGGCGTGATCACGTGATCGCCGCCGAGCTCCGCCTTCACCTTCTCCAGCGCTTCCACGCGCGTGCCCGAGAGCGCGACCTTCGCGCCGCTCTGCGCCAATGCCTTGGCGATCGCCCCGCCAATGCCGCCCGAAGCGCCCGTCACGAGCGCGGTCTTTCCGCTGAGATTAAACATGAAACCCTCTTCTAGCCGGTCCCTTATGCCGCGCGCGCCGCCGCCGCAAGTTTGGTGACCGTGTTCCAATTCCGCGACGTGGCCAGCTGAGGAGTCTTCAGCTTGGATGGACCTTGGCCCTGTGGAAACTTGATGTAGAGGCAATTCTCGCCCTGCACCCATTCCTCGCCGGTCAGCGCCGTCTTCCCCATCGCCTCAAGCTCCGCCGCCGACGCCGCCTTGCGCATGAAGGCGACGACCATGAATTGCGGCGTAGAACGCGTGAACGGCGCGAATGGATTGGCGTCGATCACCGCCTCCAGCTGATCGGCGTCGCGCACGTGCGCATCCGTCGCCAGACCGAGCCCATCGAGGATCACCCGTTCGAGCTTCGACTCCAGCTTCGCACCCTCGAGCTTAGCATCGAGCACGACATTGCCGCTCGCCAGCAGCGTGCGCACATTGATAAAGCCCGCCGCCTCAAGCACCTCGCGCAATTCCGCCATCACCACTTGGCGCTTGCCTAAGTTCACGCCGCGCAGGAGCGCAACCTGGCGCATCAAACGCTCTTCGCGAACGCTTCCAAATCAGCGGGCTCATTCAGCGCCAGAGTCTCCGCATCCGGCGCATTGCGCTTCACCATGCCGGACAGCTGCTTACCCGCGCCAACTTCGATGAAGCGCGCGACACTGCCTTCTGTCGCCATCCATTCGATGCTCTCGCGCCAGCGCACGCGGCCGGTCACTTGCTCCACAAGCAGCTTGCGGATCGTCGTCGGCTCATTCACTGGGCGCGCCGTGACGTTCGCCACTACAGGCGCGGCTAACGGGGCGATCGAGGCGCCAGCCAGAGCTTCCGCCATCGCGTCGGCCGCGGGCTGCATCAGCGGCGAGTGAAACGGCGCCGACACGTTGAGCGCAATCGCGCGCGCGCCTTTTTCCTTCGCGTAGGCCAAAGCCGCGTCGATGCCCGCCTTCGAGCCGGAGATCACGACATTGCCGACGTTATTGTCGTTGGCGACAACGCACGGCCCCGCTTCCGCGCCCTTCGCCGCGATCTCTTCGGCCAACGCGACATCGACCTTGCCGATCAACGCCGCCATCGCGCCTTCACCGACCGGCACCGCCGCTTGCATCGCGTTGCCGCGCGTGCGTAGCAGCCGCGCGGCATCCGTCACTGACAAAGCGCCAGCAGCCGCGAGTGCTGAATATTCGCCGAGCGAATGGCCCGCCACGAACGCGGCCTTGCCAGCGCCCACGCCAAACTCGCGATCGAGCACGCGCATCGCCGCCAAGCTCACCGCCATCAGCGCCGGCTGGGCATTGGCGGTCAGCGTCAGATCGTCAGCCGGGCCCTCGAAGATCAGCTTCGACAGCTTCTCGCCCAGCGCCTCGTCGACCTCCTGAAACACCTCGCGCGCGGCGCCGAATGCGTCGTGAAGAGACTTGCCCATGCCGGGCGCCTGGCTCCCCTGACCGGGGAAAATAAAGGAAATGCTCATGGGGCGGCGGCTTATCGCCTTGGCTGAGCCGGAGCAACGTGCGCGGCCAACTCCGCTGGAAAATTCAGCCTAAGACAGATGCTCATCGCTTCGGTTGAGGCGCCCGAGACGAGCACCGGCGCGACTTCAAAACGCCCCGCCAAATTCAGCGCCGCCTGGTCGAACCCGCGTCCCTGCGGCGTCTCACGAGACACGGCGCAGGAGAGCCCAAAATCCTCTCGAACACGGCAGGCAAGCTCAACCGCGCCGTCAATTGGCTCGGCCAACGCCTCGTGTGGGTATTGTTCGACGAACTGCCCATTATGCGGCCGACGTATCCAGACCAGCCCCGAGACTTGCTCGCGATCAGCGCATGCGACCGGATCCATGAGGTCAGCAGTGCTGGGCAATGGCGTTGGTTTATCAATCGCCCGCGCTGGCGGCGCGAAAGTGATGAACGCAACGAGCAGAGCCAGTACCGCCATACGCATTCAATGGCTGCTAAGGCAGCGAAATCCCCCGCACAAGCGGTCCCGCACCAATCCCAACCCCAAATCCCCAGCCATCCCCTTGCTTCCGGGGCCGAAATGCGTATTTTCCGCGCCTTCGATCCGCGGCCCCAGGAGCATCCGCTACCTGGGGTCCATCGTTTTGGCCGGTTCTTCCCCGGTCCGAGCGCCGCGGGTCTCCGGAAGAGGACAATATGGCTTATTACGAACACGTGCTTATCGCGCGGCCGGAAATCTCGCCGCAGCAGGTCGACACCATCGTCGAAGAAATCACCAATACGATCAAGGAATTGGGCGGCACGACCACCAAGACCGAGTATTGGGGCCTGCGCAACCTGACTTACCGCATCCGCAAGAACCGCAAGGGCCACTACGCCCTCATCAATATCGACGCCCCGGCCCCGGCCGTGCACGAGCTTGAGCGGCGCCTGCGCATCAACGAAGACATCATGCGCTTCAAGACCATCCGCGTCGAGGAACTCGACGAAGAGCCCTCTCCGATCCTGGCCCGCCGGGACCGTGAAGAGCGTCGCCGTTCGCGCCGTGAAGGCCGCGACGGTGAGGATGGTGGTGAGTTTGAAGGCGGGGAGGACTAATCCATGGCTGCTAAAGCTGCAAAAGGCGCCCCGAAGTTCAACATCTCGAACATTCCGGCCCGCCGCCCGTTCGGCCGTCGGCGTAAGGTTTGCCCGTTCTCGGGCAACGCATCGCCGAAGATCGACTACAAGGACGTGAAGCTGCTCCAACGCTACATCAGCGAAAAGGGCAAGATCGTCCCGGCGCGTATCACCGCCGTTTCCGCCAAGAAGCAACGCGAACTCGCGCGCGCCATTAAGCTGGCTCGTGAACTCGCGCTTCTGCCGTTCGCCGTTCAGTAAGGAGGCAAGCCCATGCAAGTCATCCTGCTCGAACGCGTCGAGAATCTCGGCGTCATTGGCGACGAAGTGAAGGTGCGCGACGGCTTCGCCCGCAACTTCCTTCTCCCGCAAAAGAAGGCGCTACGCGCCACCGACGCGAACCGCAAGGTTTTCGAAGGCCGCCGCGCCGAACTCGAAGCCAAGAACGCCGAAGCCAAGGCCGCCGCCGAAAAGGCGTCCAAGAAGATCGATGGCGAAAGCTACGTGCTCATCCGCCAAGCGGGTGAAGCTGGTCAGCTTTACGGCTCGGTCTCGTCGCGCGACATCGCCGACGAAATCGCCAAGGCCGGCGGCAAGATCGATCGCAACGCGGTCGTTCTCGACAAGCCGATCAAGACGGTTGGCGTCTATGACGTGCGCGTCCGCCTCCACGCGGAAGTGTACGCGACGGTGAAGGCCAACGTGGCGCGCTCGGCTGACGAAGCTGAACGCCAAGCCAAGGGCGAGAACGTCATCACGGCCGCCGCCGAAGCGCAACGCGCTGACGCGGAAGCTGCGGCGAAGGAACTCGCGGCCAACTCGATCACCAACGATCCGAGCGCCCGCGCCGAATAAGCGCGATCAGGCATCCAAACGCGAAGGCCCGTGCATCCAGCGATGCGCGGGCCTTTTCTTTTGGCCCAGCGTCTGCGCGCGTCTAAGATCGCGCCAAACCATCCGAGGGGACCTCATGATCAACCGACGCACCCTGCTCGCCGGCACAGCCGCCACGTTCGCCGCCGCCTGCGCCAGCACCGGCGGCAATAGCGCGCTGCCGCATCAAACCTATTCCGCGCAGGCCTTCTTCCAGACAACGTCCTACGCTCAAGCCGCCCCCGCCGGCTTCGCCTTCTCGCCGGACGGGCGCCGCATCCTGATCGCCAACGATTCAAGCGGCGTCTTCAATGCCTATTCGCTGTCGATCGAAGGCGGCGCACCGCAGCAGCTCACCCAATCGGCCGACAACGCCACGTTCGCGATCTCGTATTTCCCGAATGACGAGCGCATCCTCGTCAGCGCCGACCAAGGCGGCAACGAACTCAATCACGTCTATGTGCGTGAGCGCGACGGCACGCTGCGCGATCTGACGCCGGGCGAAAACGTCAAAGCCGATTTCCTGGCCTGGCGCGCGGACGGTAATGCGTTCTGGATCACGTCGAACGCGCGCAACCCGCAAGTGTTCGATCTCTACGAATACGACGCGACCACGTACGCAAGCCAGCTTGTCTATCAAAACCCAGGCATGGAAATCGCCGACATCACGCGCAACGGCCGCTGGCTGGCGCTCGTACGCCCGCGCACCAGCGCCGACAGCGATGTCTTCCTGGTCAATCTGCACGCGCGCGATATGCGCGAGCCACGCCTCATCACTGAGCATACCGGCAACATCTCTTACGGCGTCTATGAATTCACACCCGATGGTTCAGCGCTGATCTACGGCACGGACGAGCACGGCGAGTACAATCAAGCCTGGCGTTACGATCTCGCCACCGCCGAGAAAACGCCTTTGATCCAGGCCGAATGGGACGTGATGTTCGTCGTCCATTCGCCGAGCGGCCGCTATCGCGTGTCCGCCATCAACGCGGACGCCTCAACGGAAGTGACGATCCTCGACACGCGCAGCAACCAAGCCGTGCGTCTCAGCGGCGTGCCAGCGGGCGATCTGGGCGGCGTGCGATTCAACCGCGACGAAACCCGCCTCGCCTTCACCGTCGCCTCTGACACCTCGCCGTCGGACGTCTTCACGGCGCCGCTCAACACCGGCGTCGCCACGCGCCTCACCCACGCGCTCAATCCGGCGATCAACGAAGATCTGCTCGTTGAAGCGACGGTCCAGCGCTATCCGAGCTTCGACGGCCTTCAAATCCCCGGCATTCTCTATCGCCCGCGCACGGCCAGCGCATCAAACCGCGCGCCCGCGATCGTACTGGTGCACGGCGGCCCAGGCGGACAAAGCCGTCGCGGTTATTCGGCGATGATCCAGCATCTCGTGAACCACGGCTACGCTGTGTTCGCGGCCAACAATCGCGGCTCGTCGGGCTACGGCAAAACCTTCTTCCATCTCGACGATCGCCGTCACGGCGAAGTCGATCTCGACGACATCGTCTATGCCCGCCGTTATCTCGAAACCCTCGATTGGGTGGATGGCGAACGCATCGGCATCATGGGCGGCTCGTACGGCGGCTACATGGTCGCGGCGGCGCTCGCCTTCCGCCCGGACGCGTTCGATGTCGGCGTTAACATTTTCGGCGTCACCAATTGGGAGCGCACGCTCAACTCAATCCCGCCGTGGTGGGCGAGCTTCCGCGAAGCCCTCTATGACGAAATGGGCGATCCGGCGACGGACGCCGAACGCCACCGCCGCATCTCGCCGCTCTTCCACGCGCAGAACATTCGGAAGCCCTTGCTCGTCGTGCAAGGCGCGAACGATCCGCGCGTGTTGCAAGTGGAGAGCGACGAACTGGTCGCCGCCGTGCGCGCCAACAACGTGCCGGTCGAATACGTGCTCTTCCCCGACGAAGGCCACGGCTTCCTCCGCAAAGAAAACCGCATCACCGCCCAAGAGGCGTATCTGCGCTTCCTGGATCAATATCTCCGCAGCCGGTCGTAAGCTCAGAACCTCCCCCGCCCGCGGGGGAGGATTCTCCGTTCCGCGTCAACAACAAAAATAAGTGCACGACTCAGCAAAAGCACGCGTCAAGGTTTCGGGCCGTCAACGATTGGCGGCCCGAATCGGCGCAAGATGCGGCCATGAGTTCCCAACAAGCGCTTCCGCTTGGTGCGCCGGCCTCGGCC from Vitreimonas flagellata includes:
- a CDS encoding YicC/YloC family endoribonuclease; the encoded protein is MTGFARSEGEHAGQRWIWEVKSVNGRGLDLKLRLPQGFDTLEPALRAAANAKFKRGSLQASLNLARDAAAAAALKIDFALVERLLQAGETFGDRVGKPSWDGLLSVRGVLAAEDGVEQSEEERAALEATLLSGFNDTLAKLAQARQAEGRALRAVFSDAADRMETLIAAARTSAAAAPTAALERIKQRLDSLSPEVKLDPARVAQEAAIAATRADVQEELERLSAHTLELRQLLTKPEPAGRRLDFLSQELTREANTLCSKSADLELTRIGLDLKTLVDQIKEQAANVE
- the mltG gene encoding endolytic transglycosylase MltG, with product MARAPAPRRKSGGFSSFLFWGAVFVVLGAVFAGAFFYSAISRPGPSTQDTAFMVESGATGASIAADLQRENLITDPLLFRVANRIFAAGSTLQAGEYQIPAGASVREIVEMMASGDALQHAITFPEGITIAGVMRILEESDVLTGEMPEAPPEGSILPDTYHVQRGMTRAALLQQMREAHDEAVAEIWANRAPNLPLETPADLVNLASIVERETGIAAERPMVASVFINRLRRPMRLETDPTIIYGVCLRYPDRCVDGRLVNAQGQRRTIRQSEIALDTGYNTYRIDGLPPTPISNPGRAALEATANPAQSDAIFFVADGSGGHIFASTLAEHNANVARWRVIEAERLAQERAN
- the fabF gene encoding beta-ketoacyl-ACP synthase II, producing the protein MRRVVITGIGLVSPLAGNAPATWERLIAGKSGANKIEHFKVDDLPCRIACVVPRVDGRGGGSGDAHAFDADKTLSPKEQRRIEDFILFAIAAADEAVADSGWKPQDDEAKNRTGVLIGSGIGGIEAIGNNALILEKDGPRKISPFFIPSALINLASGQVSIRHGFRGPNHAVVTACATGAHAVGDAARLIIYGDADVMIAGGAEAAVSRLAMAGFCALRAMSTEYNDTPEKASRPYDKGRDGFVMGEGAGCLVLEEYEHAKARGAKIYAEVKGYGLSGDAYHITAPAEDGDGGFRAMSAALKNAGMSASDIDYVNAHGTSTPLGDEIELRAIERLFGNSAANLSMSSTKSAIGHLLGAAGAVETIFCALAIRDGVIPPTLNLDNPSVETAIDLTPLTAKKKPVKAAMSNSFGFGGTNAAVILTAVD
- a CDS encoding acyl carrier protein; its protein translation is MSEVFERVKAIVIKHLEAPPEKVVEKASFIDDLGADSLDNVELVMAFEEEFGIEIPDDAAEHIQTVGDAVKFISEKQG
- the fabG gene encoding 3-oxoacyl-[acyl-carrier-protein] reductase, translated to MFNLSGKTALVTGASGGIGGAIAKALAQSGAKVALSGTRVEALEKVKAELGGDHVITPCNLSDPAAVDALIGQAETALGGRLDILVANAGITKDGLLLRMKDDDFQNVLKINLESYFRLSRAALRNMMKNRWGRIIGITSVVGVTGNPGQANYAASKAGMIGFTKALAAEVASRNVTANCIAPGFISSPMTDVLNEAQKSALLGKIPAGRLGEGSDVAAAAVYLASDEAGYMTGQTLHVNGGMAMI
- a CDS encoding DUF1697 domain-containing protein encodes the protein MRQVALLRGVNLGKRQVVMAELREVLEAAGFINVRTLLASGNVVLDAKLEGAKLESKLERVILDGLGLATDAHVRDADQLEAVIDANPFAPFTRSTPQFMVVAFMRKAASAAELEAMGKTALTGEEWVQGENCLYIKFPQGQGPSKLKTPQLATSRNWNTVTKLAAAARAA
- the fabD gene encoding ACP S-malonyltransferase codes for the protein MSISFIFPGQGSQAPGMGKSLHDAFGAAREVFQEVDEALGEKLSKLIFEGPADDLTLTANAQPALMAVSLAAMRVLDREFGVGAGKAAFVAGHSLGEYSALAAAGALSVTDAARLLRTRGNAMQAAVPVGEGAMAALIGKVDVALAEEIAAKGAEAGPCVVANDNNVGNVVISGSKAGIDAALAYAKEKGARAIALNVSAPFHSPLMQPAADAMAEALAGASIAPLAAPVVANVTARPVNEPTTIRKLLVEQVTGRVRWRESIEWMATEGSVARFIEVGAGKQLSGMVKRNAPDAETLALNEPADLEAFAKSV
- the rpsF gene encoding 30S ribosomal protein S6; this translates as MAYYEHVLIARPEISPQQVDTIVEEITNTIKELGGTTTKTEYWGLRNLTYRIRKNRKGHYALINIDAPAPAVHELERRLRINEDIMRFKTIRVEELDEEPSPILARRDREERRRSRREGRDGEDGGEFEGGED
- the rpsR gene encoding 30S ribosomal protein S18 encodes the protein MAAKAAKGAPKFNISNIPARRPFGRRRKVCPFSGNASPKIDYKDVKLLQRYISEKGKIVPARITAVSAKKQRELARAIKLARELALLPFAVQ
- the rplI gene encoding 50S ribosomal protein L9 — protein: MQVILLERVENLGVIGDEVKVRDGFARNFLLPQKKALRATDANRKVFEGRRAELEAKNAEAKAAAEKASKKIDGESYVLIRQAGEAGQLYGSVSSRDIADEIAKAGGKIDRNAVVLDKPIKTVGVYDVRVRLHAEVYATVKANVARSADEAERQAKGENVITAAAEAQRADAEAAAKELAANSITNDPSARAE
- a CDS encoding alpha/beta hydrolase family protein, giving the protein MINRRTLLAGTAATFAAACASTGGNSALPHQTYSAQAFFQTTSYAQAAPAGFAFSPDGRRILIANDSSGVFNAYSLSIEGGAPQQLTQSADNATFAISYFPNDERILVSADQGGNELNHVYVRERDGTLRDLTPGENVKADFLAWRADGNAFWITSNARNPQVFDLYEYDATTYASQLVYQNPGMEIADITRNGRWLALVRPRTSADSDVFLVNLHARDMREPRLITEHTGNISYGVYEFTPDGSALIYGTDEHGEYNQAWRYDLATAEKTPLIQAEWDVMFVVHSPSGRYRVSAINADASTEVTILDTRSNQAVRLSGVPAGDLGGVRFNRDETRLAFTVASDTSPSDVFTAPLNTGVATRLTHALNPAINEDLLVEATVQRYPSFDGLQIPGILYRPRTASASNRAPAIVLVHGGPGGQSRRGYSAMIQHLVNHGYAVFAANNRGSSGYGKTFFHLDDRRHGEVDLDDIVYARRYLETLDWVDGERIGIMGGSYGGYMVAAALAFRPDAFDVGVNIFGVTNWERTLNSIPPWWASFREALYDEMGDPATDAERHRRISPLFHAQNIRKPLLVVQGANDPRVLQVESDELVAAVRANNVPVEYVLFPDEGHGFLRKENRITAQEAYLRFLDQYLRSRS